A genomic segment from Rickettsiella endosymbiont of Miltochrista miniata encodes:
- a CDS encoding ABC-F family ATP-binding cassette domain-containing protein, which produces MISINQLSMAYGEKLLFYDVNLILSSQSRYALVGANGAGKSTFLKLLTGAEQPIAGTLSIPKTASVGWLKQDQFRYENTLIIDIVLQGKPALWQAMQEKDKLLHSDLHNEKNINRLGKLEEEIARLNGYSAYALAAKLLMGLGIQLEYHEKPLSTLSGGFKLRVLLAQALFQEPDILLLDEPTNHLDFISIVWLEKYLKNEFSGLLLFISHDVEFINRLADQILDVDYGEIRQYSGNYEKFLAEKQLIIEQKLQEKRSVELKIASMQSFVDRFRASANRAKMAQSRVKMIAKMEIPDIKQSSRLSPTFQFKSVRPSGKWVVRVKALAKNFQEKKLFQQLNFEIKRGEKVAIMGENGIGKSTLIKILLNTIPADQGGVEWGYETHTSYFSQDHHDLLNKHATVLAWLEQYSAGISEQSIRKTLAQVLFNKEDVLKDILALSGGEAARLLLAKMVLESANVLILDEPTNHLDIEATEALASALRNYPGTLLFVSHDRHFINKIADRILFISHDKKLQDVKRLDAINLD; this is translated from the coding sequence ATGATATCGATTAATCAACTCAGCATGGCATATGGCGAAAAGCTGCTATTTTATGATGTTAATCTTATTCTATCGTCACAGAGTCGTTATGCCTTAGTGGGTGCGAATGGTGCGGGTAAGTCTACTTTTCTAAAATTACTTACCGGCGCAGAGCAACCCATCGCCGGTACGTTGTCCATACCTAAAACCGCTAGTGTAGGATGGCTGAAACAAGATCAATTTCGTTATGAAAATACACTGATTATCGATATCGTTTTACAAGGAAAGCCTGCGTTATGGCAAGCCATGCAAGAAAAGGATAAATTGCTACACAGTGACCTGCATAACGAAAAAAACATCAATCGCTTAGGTAAACTCGAAGAGGAAATTGCGCGTCTGAATGGTTACAGCGCTTATGCCCTAGCGGCCAAGCTTTTAATGGGTTTAGGGATACAGCTTGAATACCATGAAAAACCGTTAAGCACGCTATCGGGTGGTTTTAAACTACGTGTGTTGCTGGCGCAAGCTTTATTCCAAGAACCTGACATTTTATTATTGGATGAACCAACCAATCATTTGGACTTTATTTCCATCGTCTGGTTAGAAAAATATTTAAAAAATGAATTTTCAGGTTTATTGCTGTTTATTTCTCATGACGTGGAGTTCATCAATCGCTTAGCGGATCAGATCCTTGATGTCGATTACGGTGAAATACGTCAATATAGCGGCAACTATGAAAAATTTCTTGCCGAAAAACAATTAATTATTGAACAAAAACTCCAAGAAAAACGTAGCGTAGAACTTAAAATCGCGAGCATGCAAAGCTTTGTGGATAGATTTCGCGCCAGTGCCAACCGAGCGAAAATGGCCCAATCACGTGTGAAAATGATCGCCAAAATGGAAATTCCAGATATTAAACAATCTTCGCGATTATCCCCAACATTTCAATTCAAATCGGTACGCCCTTCTGGAAAATGGGTGGTACGCGTTAAAGCATTAGCGAAAAACTTTCAAGAGAAAAAACTTTTCCAGCAGCTGAACTTCGAGATAAAGCGTGGCGAAAAAGTAGCGATTATGGGTGAAAATGGTATTGGTAAATCAACCTTAATTAAAATATTACTCAACACTATTCCAGCTGATCAAGGCGGTGTTGAGTGGGGTTATGAAACGCATACCAGTTACTTTTCACAGGACCATCATGATTTACTGAATAAACATGCAACCGTTTTAGCCTGGTTAGAACAATATTCCGCTGGCATCAGTGAGCAATCGATACGTAAAACCCTGGCACAAGTCTTGTTTAATAAGGAAGATGTTCTCAAAGATATTTTAGCCCTAAGCGGCGGCGAAGCGGCCCGCTTATTATTGGCAAAAATGGTATTAGAATCGGCGAATGTCTTAATCCTGGATGAACCCACCAACCATCTCGATATTGAAGCAACTGAAGCGCTGGCGAGTGCCTTACGCAATTATCCTGGCACATTACTCTTTGTGAGCCACGATCGACATTTTATCAACAAAATAGCGGATCGCATTTTATTCATTTCACATGATAAGAAGTTACAAGATGTTAAACGATTAGATGCGATTAATTTAGATTAA
- the lapB gene encoding lipopolysaccharide assembly protein LapB, which yields MLELLFLLLPIAAASGWYAAYCQFSNSNSSKKHECNREYLRGLNYLLNEQSDKAVDTFIKILEVDTETVETHLALGVLFRRRGEIDRAIRLHQNLIARPNLAHAQKLQALLALGRDYYCAGLLDRAERLFFEVIHHDDSEYARIAVRYLLEIYQQQKRWEIAIKQAKKISKWDNKIFKNIAHYHCELAQNLLNTQASQKEVIKLLEQALKYDVNCVRANLIKGKLAIAAEKWEEAITIYQAIKKQDPDYITETLAPLNQCYLQHHSGTIGLLGYLHETLNEHAQTPISLAIVKLIQENDNDKALQFLTRQLQAKPSLPGLYQLVDLHLAQENCSTTDKSNLTSLKDLIKKLMENKPVYRCLSCGFNSKMLDWLCPACRNWSTIKPL from the coding sequence ATGCTAGAGTTACTGTTTCTATTGCTGCCTATTGCCGCCGCTTCTGGTTGGTATGCTGCTTATTGCCAATTTTCTAATTCAAATTCGAGTAAGAAACACGAATGTAATCGTGAGTATTTGCGTGGTTTAAATTATTTACTCAATGAGCAGTCGGATAAAGCGGTGGATACCTTTATTAAGATCCTCGAAGTTGACACAGAAACCGTAGAAACTCATTTAGCCTTAGGTGTGTTATTTCGTCGGCGTGGTGAAATCGATCGCGCTATCCGGCTCCATCAAAATTTGATTGCCAGACCTAATCTCGCGCATGCACAAAAATTACAAGCCTTGTTAGCCCTAGGCAGAGATTATTATTGCGCAGGTTTATTAGATAGGGCAGAGCGCTTATTTTTTGAAGTGATCCATCATGACGATAGCGAGTACGCGCGTATTGCTGTGCGTTATCTATTAGAAATCTACCAACAACAAAAGCGTTGGGAAATCGCCATAAAACAAGCAAAAAAAATTTCGAAATGGGATAACAAAATTTTTAAAAATATTGCGCATTATCATTGCGAATTAGCACAGAATTTACTCAATACCCAAGCCAGCCAAAAAGAAGTTATTAAACTCTTAGAGCAGGCGCTAAAATATGATGTGAACTGTGTTCGAGCTAATCTTATTAAAGGAAAATTGGCCATTGCTGCCGAAAAATGGGAAGAAGCTATTACTATCTATCAAGCAATAAAAAAACAAGATCCGGATTATATTACTGAAACGTTAGCACCACTTAACCAATGTTATTTACAACATCATTCAGGAACGATAGGGTTATTAGGTTATTTGCATGAAACACTCAACGAGCATGCACAGACACCCATTTCACTGGCTATCGTTAAATTAATCCAAGAAAATGATAATGATAAAGCACTACAATTTTTGACGCGGCAATTACAAGCTAAGCCTTCATTGCCTGGCTTATATCAATTAGTTGATTTGCATTTAGCACAAGAAAATTGTTCTACGACGGATAAAAGTAATTTAACTAGCCTAAAAGATCTGATTAAAAAATTGATGGAAAATAAACCGGTGTATCGTTGTTTAAGCTGTGGTTTTAATAGCAAAATGCTTGATTGGCTATGCCCGGCTTGTCGTAATTGGAGTACGATAAAACCGCTATGA
- a CDS encoding LapA family protein → MRCITYLFLIVLFILGLIFAGLNADLVSVNYYLGTKRLPLSLLTILSFILGGLLGLLTAFITYIKLKYVNRRLRHRLNLVEKELSNLRALPFKDQH, encoded by the coding sequence ATGCGATGCATAACATATTTGTTCCTAATAGTATTATTCATATTGGGACTGATTTTTGCCGGTCTTAATGCCGATCTGGTCAGTGTTAATTATTATTTGGGTACTAAGCGATTACCACTCTCTTTATTAACCATACTCAGCTTTATTTTAGGCGGCTTATTAGGTTTGTTAACGGCCTTTATTACCTATATAAAACTCAAGTATGTTAATCGGCGTTTACGACATCGTTTAAATCTCGTCGAAAAAGAACTCAGTAATTTAAGAGCTTTACCGTTTAAAGATCAGCATTGA
- the rpsA gene encoding 30S ribosomal protein S1, with the protein MSESFAQLLEENFSERIFYTGMIITGTVVRIEKDRVVVNANLKSEGLIPIEQFYNEEGELEVQVGDQIDVSIESLEDGFGETRLSREKAKRAEMWTALQRAHDADTVVTGKVTGKVKGGFTVEIGNLRAFLPGSLVDVRPVRDSSIIEGKDLEFKVIKLDPKRNNIVLSRRAVLESEGQAGREQLLTELEEGQVIKGIVKNLADYGAFIDLGGIDGLLHVTDISWKRVKQPSEVLTIGDEIEVVVLKIERDRGRVSLGLKQLVGDPWEDLVKRYPVGTRLKGKVTNVTDYGCFVEIEEGVEGLVHVSEMDWTNKNINPNKIVQAGMEIEVVVLDIDSDRRRISLGIKQCKSNPWEDFANTHAKGERITGKIKSITDFGLFIGLPGNIDGLVHLSDIAWNISGEEAVRKYKKGDELETIILSIDPERERISLGIKQLDTESSHPFDKYSKDQMVKGKITEINDEGMKVDLGNNIEAQIKTTEYGEEGKTFEMGQEIEARILNLDRKNRHISLSFLPQEEKAVTK; encoded by the coding sequence ATGAGTGAGAGTTTTGCACAGTTACTGGAGGAGAATTTCTCCGAACGTATTTTTTACACCGGGATGATCATTACCGGAACCGTAGTCCGCATCGAAAAAGACCGTGTCGTTGTCAATGCGAATTTAAAATCAGAAGGCTTGATTCCCATTGAGCAATTTTATAATGAAGAAGGGGAATTAGAAGTCCAAGTCGGCGACCAAATTGACGTCAGTATAGAATCTTTAGAAGATGGTTTTGGTGAAACACGTTTATCACGTGAAAAAGCCAAGCGTGCAGAAATGTGGACGGCTTTACAGCGTGCACACGATGCCGATACGGTGGTGACGGGGAAAGTGACAGGAAAAGTGAAAGGTGGTTTTACGGTAGAAATCGGAAATCTACGTGCCTTTTTACCTGGCTCATTAGTGGATGTGCGTCCAGTACGCGACTCCAGCATTATCGAAGGTAAAGATCTGGAATTTAAGGTCATTAAACTCGATCCTAAGCGTAACAATATCGTTTTATCACGACGTGCGGTGCTTGAATCTGAAGGTCAAGCCGGACGAGAACAGTTATTAACTGAATTAGAAGAAGGTCAAGTCATTAAAGGTATCGTAAAAAATCTAGCCGATTACGGTGCATTTATAGACTTAGGTGGCATCGACGGCTTATTACACGTGACCGATATTTCGTGGAAACGCGTCAAGCAACCCAGTGAAGTGTTAACCATCGGCGACGAAATTGAAGTCGTGGTGTTGAAGATCGAAAGAGACAGAGGCCGTGTTTCATTAGGGCTTAAACAATTAGTCGGCGATCCTTGGGAAGACTTAGTCAAACGTTACCCTGTTGGTACACGTTTAAAAGGTAAAGTGACCAATGTGACCGATTATGGTTGTTTTGTCGAAATAGAAGAAGGTGTTGAAGGTTTAGTCCACGTTTCAGAAATGGATTGGACCAATAAAAACATTAATCCGAATAAAATCGTTCAAGCAGGCATGGAGATTGAGGTCGTCGTATTAGACATTGATTCGGATCGACGTCGTATTTCTTTAGGTATTAAACAATGCAAATCTAATCCTTGGGAAGATTTTGCGAATACGCATGCTAAAGGTGAACGTATTACCGGTAAGATCAAATCGATTACTGATTTCGGTCTCTTCATCGGTTTACCAGGTAACATCGATGGTTTAGTCCATTTATCAGATATCGCATGGAATATCTCTGGCGAAGAAGCCGTTCGTAAGTACAAAAAAGGTGATGAATTAGAAACGATCATCTTATCCATCGATCCTGAGCGTGAACGCATTTCGCTGGGTATTAAACAATTGGATACCGAATCATCGCATCCTTTTGATAAATATAGTAAAGACCAAATGGTCAAAGGAAAAATTACTGAAATCAATGACGAAGGGATGAAAGTCGATTTAGGTAATAATATAGAAGCTCAGATTAAAACAACTGAGTACGGTGAAGAAGGGAAAACTTTTGAAATGGGACAAGAAATCGAAGCAAGAATTTTAAATCTTGATCGAAAAAATCGTCACATTTCACTGTCTTTCCTTCCCCAAGAAGAAAAAGCAGTCACTAAGTAA
- the cmk gene encoding (d)CMP kinase — MLLATENTSRIPVITIDGPSGSGKGTISHLLAQALAWHFLDSGAIYRAAAWIAVSTQTPFEEDKLLPLVADLALKFSVRASDQALRIFWQQRDITDSLRTQEVGQLASQLGAYPKVRQALLAYQRAFRRAPGLVADGRDMGSVVFPDAELKIFLEASLEERAKRRYLQLKAKGKHVSLDAVRAELEQRDRQDKQRPVAPLIAPRGAITIDTTHLSIQEVLQLIISKLPQASTKKT; from the coding sequence ATGTTGTTAGCTACAGAAAATACATCCCGGATTCCCGTGATTACTATCGATGGTCCGAGTGGTTCAGGGAAGGGTACCATTAGTCATTTATTAGCCCAAGCACTGGCTTGGCATTTCCTCGATAGTGGGGCAATTTATCGTGCTGCCGCTTGGATTGCTGTATCGACGCAGACTCCTTTTGAGGAGGATAAATTACTTCCTTTGGTGGCGGACTTAGCGCTTAAATTCAGCGTACGAGCTTCGGATCAAGCACTTAGAATTTTTTGGCAACAGCGCGATATCACCGATAGCCTACGCACACAAGAAGTAGGTCAATTAGCCTCACAATTAGGGGCTTATCCTAAGGTTCGGCAGGCCTTACTTGCCTATCAGCGGGCATTTCGCCGTGCACCAGGTTTGGTAGCAGACGGTCGGGATATGGGTAGTGTGGTTTTCCCGGATGCGGAACTTAAAATCTTCCTGGAAGCCAGCCTCGAAGAACGTGCAAAACGACGTTATTTACAGTTGAAGGCGAAGGGGAAGCATGTTAGCCTTGACGCTGTGCGAGCAGAGCTTGAGCAACGTGATCGTCAAGATAAGCAGCGTCCAGTAGCGCCACTCATAGCGCCTAGGGGAGCTATTACTATCGATACGACGCACTTAAGCATCCAAGAAGTGTTACAACTTATTATAAGTAAGTTGCCACAGGCTAGCACGAAAAAAACGTGA
- the pyrF gene encoding orotidine-5'-phosphate decarboxylase, whose translation MSKKIKKLSFAERATVCLNPSAQRLCRLIAEKQTNLCLSADVSGAAELLNLADKVGEEICLLKTHVDILSDFTADFIKQLRYLADKHQFLIFEDRKFADIGYTVKQQYAGGIYQIAHWADIVNAHTVPGPGVIQGLREVGLAKKRGLLLLAEMSSAGSLAKGAYTEASLAMAKEYPDFVMGFIAQHQLTENPGLLHMTPGVQSDSNGADGLGQHYISPEQAITQNGTDIIIVGRGIYQADDPAAQAHKYRKLAWKAYLSCC comes from the coding sequence ATGTCAAAAAAAATTAAAAAATTAAGTTTTGCCGAACGGGCGACGGTTTGCTTAAACCCAAGCGCGCAACGCTTGTGTCGATTGATAGCGGAAAAACAAACTAATCTTTGCTTATCTGCCGATGTCAGTGGTGCAGCTGAATTACTGAATTTGGCGGATAAAGTCGGAGAGGAAATTTGTCTATTAAAAACTCATGTCGATATATTGTCTGATTTTACCGCTGACTTTATCAAACAACTTCGATATTTAGCGGATAAGCATCAGTTTTTAATCTTTGAAGATCGTAAATTTGCTGATATTGGCTATACCGTCAAACAACAATATGCGGGTGGTATCTATCAGATCGCTCATTGGGCCGATATCGTTAATGCACACACCGTTCCTGGCCCAGGCGTTATTCAGGGTTTGCGCGAAGTCGGCTTAGCTAAAAAACGTGGTTTATTATTGCTTGCCGAAATGAGTTCAGCGGGTTCTTTAGCTAAAGGGGCGTATACGGAAGCGAGTCTAGCTATGGCTAAAGAATATCCCGATTTTGTCATGGGTTTTATTGCACAGCATCAATTAACAGAAAATCCAGGTTTGTTACATATGACACCTGGTGTGCAATCCGATTCCAATGGTGCCGATGGCCTCGGTCAACACTATATTTCTCCGGAGCAAGCGATTACACAAAACGGCACGGATATTATTATTGTCGGCCGCGGTATTTATCAAGCGGACGACCCTGCGGCGCAGGCCCATAAATACCGAAAATTGGCTTGGAAGGCTTATTTGTCATGTTGTTAG
- a CDS encoding SPOR domain-containing protein yields MDFSFKRISFITTIVIAALLVIFVPLWMKDYRADNLLSFTIPTLPVAPTAALLRLTSTKPSMKSLLNFPLAPAKAWVIELPDIKDPAEAENLVQTLRRKGFNAYSRQYKSLLGSLTRVFVGPEIKPEQMKQVAEQLNTELHLTTQVVPFDPLLNP; encoded by the coding sequence GTGGATTTTTCATTTAAACGTATTAGTTTTATTACTACTATTGTTATTGCTGCCTTGTTGGTTATTTTTGTGCCGTTATGGATGAAAGATTATCGTGCTGATAATTTACTGTCGTTTACCATTCCCACTTTACCGGTTGCGCCCACTGCAGCGTTATTACGTTTAACTTCCACTAAGCCGAGTATGAAAAGTTTGCTGAACTTTCCTTTAGCACCGGCAAAAGCATGGGTAATCGAATTACCGGATATCAAAGATCCAGCAGAGGCGGAGAATTTGGTGCAAACCTTACGCCGTAAAGGCTTCAATGCCTATAGTCGTCAATACAAAAGCCTATTAGGTTCATTGACGCGTGTTTTTGTAGGTCCAGAAATTAAACCCGAACAAATGAAACAAGTGGCTGAACAACTTAATACCGAGTTGCATCTTACGACACAGGTTGTTCCATTTGATCCTTTACTCAACCCATAA
- a CDS encoding ABC transporter ATP-binding protein/permease, which produces MKKSNPHLTFNKHFWLSFWRLLKPYWQSEEKKIAYILLGLNLFFTFAAVEGNVWLSYCSKNVFNALQNFNKPMIWQNLLLMAIVITLMFLSFGFAFYVNGLLALRWRQWLTKNTLRNWLANRNYYRFQFLDKKIDNPDQRISEDMDQFTQLTLGIAFQVLQSLTLFISFGTILWRIGGHFNIPIGHLNILIPGYLFWAACLFGGLGIWLTHRIGKKLISYNYHQQRYNANFRFALIKFRESRDEIALQRGEPSEASQFNGLFDKIYHNFIDIIQVKKRLTFLSMGFSLASIPIATLVAIPLFLSKKIQFGGLTQITMGFGSVVAAFTTLMRVYAELADWNSVIIRLSELNKAIEQANASSSKLIIQEKKHSHHITLKNVNLFLPDGQKLLNAINLSLDLNENYLIKGRSGIGKSSLIRALAGIWPFAAGSIYFPKDKKTFFLSQKTFFPLGTLKDSLLYPNQHSVTDDELKELLRCFGLTKFQSELNEIKPWQQICSPGEQQLMALIRVVIDKPDILFLDEATSALDAASQINAYQNLRLLLPNTSLISIGHRADLEQFHSKILLFTKNEQSSIVTSALEVV; this is translated from the coding sequence ATGAAAAAATCAAATCCGCATTTAACATTTAATAAGCATTTCTGGCTGAGCTTTTGGCGCTTACTGAAACCTTACTGGCAATCCGAAGAAAAAAAAATCGCCTATATCTTACTTGGTTTAAATTTATTTTTTACGTTCGCTGCTGTAGAAGGCAATGTCTGGTTAAGCTATTGTAGTAAAAACGTCTTTAATGCGCTGCAAAATTTTAATAAACCAATGATTTGGCAAAATTTACTGTTGATGGCAATTGTCATTACGTTGATGTTTTTATCGTTTGGTTTTGCTTTTTATGTGAATGGTTTATTGGCGCTACGCTGGCGACAATGGTTGACTAAAAATACCTTACGTAACTGGTTAGCGAATAGAAATTATTATCGCTTTCAGTTTTTAGACAAAAAAATAGACAATCCGGATCAACGTATCAGTGAAGATATGGATCAATTCACTCAATTGACTTTAGGGATAGCGTTTCAAGTTTTGCAATCACTAACTCTTTTTATTTCATTTGGCACGATACTTTGGCGAATCGGGGGTCATTTTAACATCCCGATAGGGCATCTTAATATTCTAATACCCGGTTATTTATTCTGGGCGGCTTGTTTATTTGGCGGTTTAGGTATATGGCTAACCCATCGCATCGGTAAAAAATTAATAAGTTATAATTACCATCAGCAACGTTACAATGCCAACTTCCGTTTTGCGTTGATAAAATTTCGTGAGTCCAGAGACGAGATTGCTTTACAACGCGGAGAACCCTCAGAAGCCAGCCAATTTAATGGTTTGTTTGATAAAATTTACCATAATTTTATCGATATTATCCAAGTAAAAAAACGTTTAACCTTTCTATCAATGGGCTTTAGTTTAGCCAGCATTCCCATAGCAACGCTGGTTGCTATACCACTTTTTTTAAGTAAAAAAATACAGTTTGGCGGATTAACGCAAATTACTATGGGATTTGGTAGCGTGGTGGCTGCATTTACGACCTTAATGCGCGTATATGCCGAATTAGCTGATTGGAACTCGGTTATCATCCGTTTAAGTGAGTTAAATAAGGCTATCGAACAAGCTAATGCATCATCTAGCAAACTCATCATCCAAGAAAAAAAGCATAGTCATCACATTACGCTTAAAAATGTAAACTTGTTTTTGCCCGACGGACAAAAGTTATTAAATGCTATTAATCTCTCTTTAGATTTAAACGAGAATTACTTGATTAAAGGCCGATCAGGCATCGGTAAAAGCTCATTGATTCGCGCACTGGCTGGAATTTGGCCTTTTGCAGCAGGGTCTATTTATTTTCCAAAAGATAAAAAAACTTTTTTTCTATCACAAAAAACTTTTTTCCCATTAGGGACATTAAAAGATAGTCTTCTCTATCCTAATCAACATTCAGTCACAGATGATGAATTAAAGGAATTACTCCGATGTTTTGGTTTAACAAAATTTCAATCTGAATTGAATGAAATTAAGCCGTGGCAGCAAATCTGTTCGCCTGGCGAGCAGCAATTAATGGCCTTGATTAGAGTGGTTATCGATAAACCCGACATCTTATTCCTTGATGAAGCCACTTCAGCCTTAGATGCAGCATCGCAAATTAATGCATATCAAAATTTACGCTTACTGTTACCCAATACCAGCCTAATAAGTATTGGACATAGGGCCGATCTAGAACAGTTTCATAGTAAAATATTACTTTTTACCAAAAATGAACAGTCTAGTATAGTTACCTCTGCTCTTGAGGTAGTATAA
- a CDS encoding type II toxin-antitoxin system prevent-host-death family antitoxin has translation MEASYSELRQNLKQMIDQVSNNHAPTFITSHKKRKAVLLSYEDYCSLEETAYLLKSPKNAQRLLKAISGLETKKNIKKRDPIDDDEA, from the coding sequence ATGGAAGCGTCCTACAGTGAACTAAGACAAAATTTAAAGCAAATGATTGATCAGGTATCCAATAATCATGCACCTACATTTATCACGTCTCATAAAAAACGCAAAGCTGTTTTGTTATCTTACGAAGATTATTGTTCGTTAGAAGAAACCGCTTATTTGTTAAAAAGTCCTAAAAACGCACAACGATTACTGAAAGCTATTTCTGGTTTAGAAACTAAGAAAAATATAAAAAAACGCGATCCAATAGATGACGATGAAGCATAA
- a CDS encoding Txe/YoeB family addiction module toxin: MKHNIVWHVNAWEDYLYWQKNDKKMMLKINALIKEIDREPFSGTGKPEPLKYALKGYWSRRTTPEHRLVYKVTGNHIQIAQCRYHY; the protein is encoded by the coding sequence ATGAAGCATAATATTGTTTGGCACGTCAATGCCTGGGAAGATTATTTATATTGGCAAAAAAACGACAAAAAAATGATGCTGAAAATAAATGCACTAATAAAAGAAATTGATCGCGAACCGTTTTCTGGCACCGGAAAACCTGAGCCTTTAAAATATGCATTAAAAGGGTATTGGAGTCGTCGTACTACACCAGAGCATAGATTGGTTTATAAAGTAACGGGTAACCACATACAAATAGCACAGTGTAGATATCATTATTAG
- a CDS encoding NCS2 family permease, protein MTNSAEVKMIKQKKNLLDAYFNIHARGSTVQREVMAGLTIFLAMLYSVIVIPNMLKLAGFPPLATFITTCLVAAFGSLLMGLWANLPMAIGCAVSLTAFTTFSIVLTQHLSIAVALGAVFWLGILFTLISVTGIRAWILRNLPQGVACGIGIGIGLFLLLIAANSIGLIIKNPQQGLPLHLGVLTSFPALMTLLGLAMIFGLERRGVPGAVLWVIIFISMLGLWLDPQVKYQGLFAVPHLFNAKTDALFLHLDIIGALHLSVLPSVLALVMTAVFDATGTIHAVASQAKLLQANQPMKNESRALTADSVSSIFAGLIGASPAAVYIESAAGTAVGGKTGLTATIVGLLFLLTLFISPLAYLVPAYATAPALMYVGLLMLSNVSKLNFADFVDALSGLLCAAFIVLTCNIVTGIMLGFSSLVIGRLCAGEWRQLTLGTVVIAVILVLFYASGWPI, encoded by the coding sequence ATGACGAATTCTGCAGAGGTAAAAATGATCAAGCAAAAGAAAAACTTACTTGACGCTTATTTTAACATTCACGCACGGGGTAGTACCGTGCAGCGTGAAGTGATGGCCGGCTTAACTATTTTTTTGGCCATGCTATATTCCGTGATCGTCATCCCTAATATGTTAAAGCTGGCGGGTTTTCCACCATTAGCCACCTTTATTACCACGTGTTTGGTGGCGGCGTTTGGTTCCTTGTTGATGGGATTATGGGCCAATTTACCGATGGCGATAGGTTGTGCGGTTTCGCTTACCGCATTTACGACTTTCAGTATTGTTTTAACTCAACATCTGAGTATTGCTGTTGCATTAGGTGCAGTGTTTTGGTTAGGGATTTTGTTTACACTCATTTCGGTAACCGGGATACGTGCGTGGATTTTGCGTAATCTACCGCAGGGTGTGGCGTGCGGTATTGGTATAGGGATAGGTTTGTTTTTATTATTGATTGCCGCAAACAGCATTGGTTTGATCATTAAAAATCCGCAGCAAGGTCTACCGCTGCATTTAGGTGTGCTTACTTCGTTTCCCGCGCTGATGACACTGTTAGGTTTGGCGATGATTTTTGGTTTAGAAAGAAGAGGGGTTCCAGGAGCGGTGTTATGGGTGATCATATTTATTTCAATGCTGGGTTTATGGCTCGATCCACAGGTTAAATATCAAGGATTGTTTGCCGTACCGCATTTATTCAACGCCAAAACCGACGCGTTATTTTTGCATTTAGATATTATTGGCGCATTGCATCTTAGTGTATTACCCAGTGTTTTAGCGTTAGTCATGACCGCGGTATTCGATGCAACCGGTACGATTCATGCGGTAGCCAGTCAAGCCAAATTGTTGCAGGCCAATCAACCGATGAAAAATGAATCGAGAGCTTTAACCGCAGATTCTGTTAGCAGTATTTTTGCGGGTTTAATCGGTGCTTCACCGGCGGCGGTTTATATCGAATCAGCAGCGGGTACAGCCGTAGGTGGAAAAACCGGTTTGACGGCAACGATAGTGGGACTGTTATTTTTGCTCACGTTATTTATTTCGCCCTTGGCTTATTTAGTGCCCGCTTATGCTACGGCGCCGGCTTTGATGTATGTGGGTTTATTGATGCTAAGTAATGTATCAAAACTAAACTTTGCCGATTTTGTCGATGCCTTATCCGGTTTATTATGCGCGGCTTTTATTGTGTTAACGTGTAATATTGTGACTGGTATTATGCTAGGGTTTAGTTCTTTGGTGATAGGGCGCCTCTGTGCGGGAGAATGGCGACAATTAACCCTGGGGACAGTGGTGATTGCAGTGATATTAGTGTTGTTTTATGCCAGTGGGTGGCCGATTTAA